A genomic region of Glycine max cultivar Williams 82 chromosome 15, Glycine_max_v4.0, whole genome shotgun sequence contains the following coding sequences:
- the LOC100783563 gene encoding mitochondrial thiamine diphosphate carrier 2 isoform X2: MLQATKDIFREEGIRGFWRGNVPALLMVMPYTAIQFTVLHKLKTFASGSSNTENYINLSPYLSYMSGALAGCAATVGSYPFDLLRTILASQGEPKVYPNMRTALVDILQTRGFRGLYAGLSPTLVEIIPYAGLQFGTYDTFKRWTMAWNHRQYSNPTAESLSSFQLFLCGLAAGTCAKLVCHPLDVVKKRFQIEGLQRHPRYGARVEHRAYKNMLDAVKRILQMEGWAGLYKGIVPSTVKAAPAGAVTFVAYELTVDWLESFLT, translated from the exons ATGCTTCAAGCAACCAAAGATATTTTTAGAGAAGAAGGCATACGG GGTTTTTGGCGGGGCAATGTGCCAGCTTTGCTCATGGTTATGCCATATACAGCTATACAATTTACTGTTCTACACAAGTTGAAGACTTTTGCCTCTGGTTCTTCCAATACAG AGAATTACATTAATTTGAGCCCTTATCTATCCTACATGAGTGGAGCATTAGCTGGGTGTGCTGCTACAGTAGGGTCATATCCCTTTGATCTTCTCCGAACCATATTAGCTTCCCAGGGTGAACCGAAG GTTTATCCAAACATGAGGACAGCATTAGTTGATATTCTGCAGACTCGTGGCTTCCGAGGCTTGTATGCTGGACTGTCACCAACCCTAGTTGAGATTATACCATATGCAGGTCTACAATTTGGCACCTATGATACATTTAAACGTTGGACCATG GCGTGGAATCATCGTCAATATTCAAATCCTACTGCAGAAAGCCTCTCTAGCTTTCAGCTTTTCCTGTGTGGGTTGGCTGCTGGAACATGTGCCAAGCTCGTCTGTCATCCACTTGATGTGGTCAAAAAAAGATTTCAG ATTGAAGGTCTTCAAAGACATCCAAGATATGGAGCTCGGGTTGAACATCGTGCCTACAAAAATATGTTAGATGCCGTGAAAAGAATATTACAGATGGAGGGTTGGGCTGGTCTATATAAGGGGATAGTCCCATCAACTGTTAAAGCTGCACCAGCTGGTGCTGTAACATTTGTTGCGTATGAATTGACAGTAGATTGGCTGGAATCTTttttaacttga
- the LOC100783563 gene encoding mitochondrial thiamine diphosphate carrier 2 isoform X1 — protein MEGEPSQLKRAAIDASAGAISGGISRTITSPLDVIKIRFQVQLEPTSSWTLLCKDLSTPSKYTGMLQATKDIFREEGIRGFWRGNVPALLMVMPYTAIQFTVLHKLKTFASGSSNTENYINLSPYLSYMSGALAGCAATVGSYPFDLLRTILASQGEPKVYPNMRTALVDILQTRGFRGLYAGLSPTLVEIIPYAGLQFGTYDTFKRWTMAWNHRQYSNPTAESLSSFQLFLCGLAAGTCAKLVCHPLDVVKKRFQIEGLQRHPRYGARVEHRAYKNMLDAVKRILQMEGWAGLYKGIVPSTVKAAPAGAVTFVAYELTVDWLESFLT, from the exons ATGGAGGGGGAACCGAGCCAACTGAAGCGTGCCGCGATTGATGCCTCTGCTGGAGCTATTTCCGGTGGCATTTCCAGGACAATCACGTCACCTCTCGATGTTATTAAGATTAGGTTCCAG GTTCAACTAGAGCCCACATCTTCATGGACTTTACTATGCAAGGATTTGTCTACACCTTCAAAATATACTGGCATGCTTCAAGCAACCAAAGATATTTTTAGAGAAGAAGGCATACGG GGTTTTTGGCGGGGCAATGTGCCAGCTTTGCTCATGGTTATGCCATATACAGCTATACAATTTACTGTTCTACACAAGTTGAAGACTTTTGCCTCTGGTTCTTCCAATACAG AGAATTACATTAATTTGAGCCCTTATCTATCCTACATGAGTGGAGCATTAGCTGGGTGTGCTGCTACAGTAGGGTCATATCCCTTTGATCTTCTCCGAACCATATTAGCTTCCCAGGGTGAACCGAAG GTTTATCCAAACATGAGGACAGCATTAGTTGATATTCTGCAGACTCGTGGCTTCCGAGGCTTGTATGCTGGACTGTCACCAACCCTAGTTGAGATTATACCATATGCAGGTCTACAATTTGGCACCTATGATACATTTAAACGTTGGACCATG GCGTGGAATCATCGTCAATATTCAAATCCTACTGCAGAAAGCCTCTCTAGCTTTCAGCTTTTCCTGTGTGGGTTGGCTGCTGGAACATGTGCCAAGCTCGTCTGTCATCCACTTGATGTGGTCAAAAAAAGATTTCAG ATTGAAGGTCTTCAAAGACATCCAAGATATGGAGCTCGGGTTGAACATCGTGCCTACAAAAATATGTTAGATGCCGTGAAAAGAATATTACAGATGGAGGGTTGGGCTGGTCTATATAAGGGGATAGTCCCATCAACTGTTAAAGCTGCACCAGCTGGTGCTGTAACATTTGTTGCGTATGAATTGACAGTAGATTGGCTGGAATCTTttttaacttga
- the LOC100527797 gene encoding uncharacterized protein LOC100527797, with the protein MGQAFRRASGRIRAASEADTSSFSKSKTAVDRQPPPNAAADKAAQIPKAAEQDVLHTDDRPRVNTDNILEERDPKFDAMLGQMVGRITSKPGGKPEMGEAFVVEKFNRPMPKLRNTKPDFGRNEERPVPAGTLNVAQLRHIILLHEGKADDYNGRMDAHQIAEKFRVNVVQIQTILQFLSLPPENSSKDKNKAPR; encoded by the exons ATGGGTCAGGCATTTCGTCGAGCATCTGGAAGAATCCGAGCAGCATCCGAAGCTGACACGTCATCCTTCTCCAAGTCGAAGACCGCCGTCGATCGCCAACCTCCGCCCAATGCTGCCGCTGACAAGGCGGCGCAGATCCCAAAAGCCGCCGAACAAGACGTACTTCACACCG ATGATCGTCCTAGAGTTAATACGGACAACATCCTGGAAGAAAGAGATCCCAAATTTGATGCTATGCTTGGTCAAATGGTTGGTAGAATTACATCAAAGCCTGGGGGAAAACCTGAGATGGGTGAG GCCTTTGTGGTTGAGAAGTTTAATAGGCCCATGCCCAAATTGCGAAACACAAAACCAGATTTTGGCCGTAATGAGGAGAGGCCAGTTCCTGCTGGCACTTTGAATGTAGCACAGTTGCGTCATATCATCCTTTTGCATGAAGGCAAGGCTGATGATTACAATGGGCGTATGGATGCCCACCAGATTGCTGAAAAATTTCGGGTCAATGTTGTTCAGATTCAGACAATCTTGCAATTCTTATCGCTACCTCCAGAAAATAGCAGTAAAGACAAGAACAAAGCACCAAGATGA
- the LOC102666622 gene encoding uncharacterized protein — translation MFPSPRFKPFLYLNSLTRTPLLQLQTPKSNQTFPPSLTPKHTSTTSQHHPFKVSYLVSTCGFSVETALKISKFTQFKTPEKPDSIIALFRSHSFSNTQIISIIRRAPNVLTCDPHKRIFPKFEFLRSKGASGSDIVELVTKSPTILYANLENNIVPSYELVRRFLESDKKTMDCIRGCGYFFGSGRASRNVMLLIDEGATDSVIAFLLQKRFSVILCSGFKETLDEIKEMGFEPFKKKFGLALLAKKIVPKSHWEAKVDVFKSWGWSEELVIGMFKRQPLFMLASQDKIDRVMRFWVKQLGWDSLALAKKPEIFGFSLERRIIPRALVVQYLVAKGLRKKSASMIVPFAVSDKEFLEKYVMRFKEEEAELLKLYQGKMSGHGNKEDGAAPLTVV, via the coding sequence ATGTTTCCTTCCCCACGCTTCAAACCCTTTCTCTATCTGAACTCACTCACAAGAACACCACTGCTTCAACTTCAAACCCCGAAATCGAATCAAACTTTCCCACCATCACTCACTCCGAAACACACCTCAACCACTTCACAGCACCACCCATTCAAGGTTTCCTACCTCGTAAGCACTTGTGGCTTCTCCGTAGAAACCGCTCTCAAGATCTCCAAGTTCACCCAATTCAAAACCCCCGAAAAACCCGATTCAATCATCGCCTTATTCAGAAGCCACAGTTTCTCCAACACCCAGATAATCAGCATTATTAGAAGAGCACCCAATGTTCTCACATGCGACCCCCACAAAAGGATTTTCCCAAAGTTTGAATTTTTACGCTCCAAAGGGGCCTCAGGCTCCGACATTGTGGAACTGGTGACTAAGAGCCCCACAATCCTGTATGCGAACCTCGAGAATAATATTGTTCCTTCCTATGAGTTGGTGCGGAGGTTCCTTGAATCCGATAAGAAAACGATGGATTGCATTCGTGGTTGCGGATATTTCTTTGGTTCCGGTCGTGCGTCGCGGAATGTGATGTTGTTGATTGATGAGGGAGCCACGGACTCCGTCATCGCCTTTTTGTTACAGAAAAGGTTTTCTGTGATCTTGTGTTCTGGTTTTAAGGAGACTTTGGATGAAATTAAGGAAATGGGGTTTGAGCCTTTCAAGAAGAAGTTCGGGCTGGCGCTGCTTGCGAAAAAGATTGTTCCGAAATCGCACTGGGAAGCTAAAGTTGATGTCTTTAAGAGCTGGGGTTGGTCTGAAGAATTGGTTATTGGTATGTTCAAGAGGCAGCCCCTCTTTATGTTAGCGTCCCAAGATAAGATTGATCGGGTAATGAGATTTTGGGTTAAGCAGTTAGGTTGGGATTCTTTGGCCCTTGCCAAAAAGCCAGAGATTTTTGGATTTAGTTTGGAGAGAAGGATCATTCCAAGGGCTCTTGTTGTCCAGTATTTAGTCGCTAAAGGCTTGAGGAAAAAGAGTGCCAGCATGATTGTCCCATTTGCTGTTTCTGATAAGGAGTTTCTTGAAAAGTATGTGATGCGATTTAAGGAGGAAGAAGCGGAACTATTAAAGCTGTACCAGGGAAAAATGAGTGGTCATGGAAATAAGGAGGATGGTGCAGCTCCTTTAACCGTagtgtaa